GCTGAGGGATTATCCCAGACTGATCGTAGCGGACCTTTACATTCCCTCCGTTACCATTGGGATGGGTACGTGAACCGTTGTTGGCATCTCTCCCACCAGCTAAGATGTATAGTTTACCCAATCTTTCGAAACGGATATCAATATCCATATCACTTCCGTTATTCTTGCTATCTGTACCAACAATATACGCCTCTTCCGGAATTTCGGCATGTTTTACAGTCAATTGCACCTTTTTCTTACCAAAGAATTCCAAGGTAGCTCTATCTTTCATTATCAGGGTATCGATAGTTAACAGCATCGTTGAGTCCCGCTGTTTTACGGCAAAGGTTTTCTTTTTTCTCTTGTCTATTTCGAGCTTTTGAATATACTGTACGCTATCTCCCTCCTGTGCGTAAGCCGAACTTATGGAGAAACATATCAACAAGCCAGCTATGATTATTTGTGCCTTCATCACTAACATACATTTATTTTATCAAACAAATGAACTAACCAACGGTTTGACCGCCACTTGATTCATTTAGTTGGACTACTGCAGGCCGACAGGGTTTAATCTTCATAAAAAAAGGGTACAAGGCGAAAGCCTGTACCCTTAATATTATCCTTGTTAGAAAATTTTACTTCATAATACGGAAAACCGTTCTAAAAGCAATAAAACTTCCAATGATCAATAAGATATTAGCAATGGAAGTAAATAAAAATGAATCTTGTATGAATCGGAAAAAAGCACCCGCCAAGCCAAAAGCTACAGCGATTACTAAAGTTACATAATAATGCGTTTGATTTGCGTTATTATCGGTACTAACGTGCGGTCTTTGTTCTGTTGGGTTTGCCATAATGTATTGTTTGTACAAAAGTAAAATTTTTTCTCTAAAACGGGTAATATGCTGCTCGTTTTTTAAATATTAAAACCAATGGTTAGGTTAAAGCTATTCAGATTAAAAGACTTTGCTGGTAAATGTATATATGATGCGCCCATATCGCCCTGTATAACGGTATTCCTTACCACAAGACGAGGTCTGAACAACTCAAAACTGGTTCGCAAATACCATCTCCGTTTTATTTCAACTTTTAAACCGAGCTCTCTTCCTAAGCCCCAACCGCTCATATAATCTTCCGAGTGCACATTTACAAATTCGTCATTTATTGCATCATAAATATTTCCCTGGGTATCAAAATTTGTACACCAGGCAAAGTCCAGCTTAAAGGTAGGAATAAGCACCATATCTCCCCAAGTAAACGCCTCATATTGAAATTCCGGTCCTCCTCGTAAAGTGGCTAAATGTTCTGTAAAATTATCATCCAAGTTATGAAAATGCCATTTTATACCTATCGATCCTTTAATATAAATACGTTCTGCTGTGCCAATCACCCACTTTGGACCGAAGAATAGGTTAATCCCCAAGGGGAATATACCATTGATTTCATTTGACTGATAGCGGGAAATACCGCCTTCGACTTCAAAATTCAGGCGCTTTTGCTGTGCCTGTATGTTCGTTATCGTGAACAAAGCAAGAAATAAACAGATAAAGCGACAGCGATAGATCATCCAATGATATTTACGGATGAAAATAAAAAAAAACCTCTCTGTTTCCAAAGAGGTTTTTTAGACAATCAACAAGTAGTTAGACACAAACGTCTCTTAGCCGTTTGAGAGCGCAGCCGCACCACTCACGATCTCTGTAAGTTCAGTAGTAATAGCCGCTTGTCTTGCTTGGTTATATGATAATTTCAACGACTTTAGCAACTCTCCCGCGTTATCTGTTGCTTTATCCATAGCAGTCATCCGTGCCCCGTGTTCCGAAGCATGGGAATCCAGTACCGCTTTGTACAACTGTATTTTAATAGATTTAGGAATAAGTTGCTCGATGATCTCTTCCTTCGAAGGTTCTAAGATATAATCAACGGCTAACGGAGCCTTATCTTCTTCTACCGTAACTGCGGGCAATAATGGCAACAACTGTTCTGTTTTTAATACCTGAACCGCTGCATTCTTAAACTGATTATATACCAGTTCCACTTTATCAAACTCGCCATCTAAAAAGCCCTGCATAATGGATGCCGTGATCTTAGCTGTATTTTCGAAATTCAACTTCGAGAATAGCTCGACGTGATTACCCAGAACTTCGTATTTATTTTTTTTATAATAATCTTGTCCTTTTTTCCCTATTGCAACAATTTTTACATTGCCCTTTTTATGTTGCTCACTGTATTTTTTAGTTATCAGTAAGTTAGCGGTTTTTATAACATTTGCATTAAATGCTCCAGCCAAACCTCTATTCGAAGTAACTACTACCAGCAATATCTTGCGTGGCTTACGGTTAGTCATAAAAGGAGAAGATGTTCCTTCTACAGAAGAAGACAAGTTCGACAAAATATCTTGTAGCTTGTCTGCATACGGACGCAGCTGAACGATAGCATTTGTCGCCCGCTTTAATTTAGCAGCAGATACCATCTTCATCGCTCTAGTAATCTGTTGTGTGGAGCTTACAGAGGTTATCCGGTTTCTTACTTCTTTTAAATTAGCCATATTTTAAATTTGTGAGTTGCGAACTAAATAAATTTATTA
This Olivibacter sp. SDN3 DNA region includes the following protein-coding sequences:
- the atpG gene encoding ATP synthase F1 subunit gamma; its protein translation is MANLKEVRNRITSVSSTQQITRAMKMVSAAKLKRATNAIVQLRPYADKLQDILSNLSSSVEGTSSPFMTNRKPRKILLVVVTSNRGLAGAFNANVIKTANLLITKKYSEQHKKGNVKIVAIGKKGQDYYKKNKYEVLGNHVELFSKLNFENTAKITASIMQGFLDGEFDKVELVYNQFKNAAVQVLKTEQLLPLLPAVTVEEDKAPLAVDYILEPSKEEIIEQLIPKSIKIQLYKAVLDSHASEHGARMTAMDKATDNAGELLKSLKLSYNQARQAAITTELTEIVSGAAALSNG